One Streptomyces sp. NBC_00554 DNA segment encodes these proteins:
- a CDS encoding ABC transporter substrate-binding protein, producing METLVRLNRTTKAAVAVAALLAATACGSSDSGSSSSTGLNPPDLKAQSELGKTEGEVNLIAWAGYVEDGSNDPEVDWVSDFEKQTGCQVNTKTAASSDEMVKLMKTGQYDAVSASGDASLRLIASGDAAPVNTDLVPNYKDVFSGLKQQAWNSVDGTAYGIPHGRGANLLMYNTEKVSPAPTSWSAVFDDASQYKGHVAAYDSPIYIADAALYLKATKPELKIEDPYALDQDQFDAAVDLLKKQNANVGEYWSDYLKEISAFKSGDSVVGTTWQVIANLAEGEGAKVKAIVPKEGSTGWSDTWMLSAKAEHPNCAYKWMDWIISPKVNAQVAEYFGEAPANSKACDETSDASFCDTFHATDESYFKNIAFWNTPIEQCLDGRTDVKCVPYAKWVQAWTEIKG from the coding sequence ATGGAGACACTCGTGCGCCTCAACCGAACCACCAAAGCCGCGGTAGCCGTCGCGGCGCTCCTCGCGGCCACGGCCTGCGGCTCGTCCGACTCGGGCTCGTCCTCGTCCACCGGCCTCAACCCCCCTGACCTCAAGGCTCAGTCCGAGCTCGGCAAGACCGAGGGCGAGGTCAACCTCATCGCCTGGGCCGGCTATGTCGAGGACGGCTCCAACGACCCCGAGGTCGACTGGGTCAGCGACTTCGAGAAGCAGACCGGCTGTCAGGTCAACACGAAGACCGCGGCCAGCTCCGACGAGATGGTCAAGCTGATGAAGACCGGCCAGTACGACGCCGTCTCCGCCTCCGGCGACGCGTCCCTGCGCCTCATAGCCTCCGGCGACGCGGCCCCTGTCAACACCGACCTCGTGCCCAACTACAAGGACGTCTTCAGCGGCCTGAAGCAGCAGGCGTGGAACTCCGTCGACGGTACGGCGTACGGCATTCCGCACGGGCGCGGCGCCAACCTTCTGATGTACAACACCGAGAAGGTCTCGCCCGCCCCGACCTCCTGGTCCGCGGTATTCGACGACGCGTCCCAGTACAAGGGCCACGTGGCGGCGTACGACTCGCCGATCTACATCGCCGATGCCGCCCTGTATCTCAAGGCGACCAAGCCGGAGTTGAAGATCGAGGACCCCTACGCGCTGGACCAGGACCAGTTCGACGCGGCCGTCGACCTGCTGAAGAAGCAGAACGCGAACGTCGGCGAGTACTGGAGCGACTACCTCAAGGAGATCTCCGCCTTCAAGAGCGGTGACTCCGTGGTCGGCACCACCTGGCAGGTCATCGCCAACCTCGCCGAGGGCGAGGGCGCCAAGGTGAAGGCGATCGTGCCGAAGGAGGGCTCCACCGGCTGGTCCGACACCTGGATGCTGTCCGCCAAGGCCGAGCACCCCAACTGCGCCTACAAGTGGATGGACTGGATCATCTCGCCGAAGGTGAACGCCCAGGTCGCCGAGTACTTCGGTGAGGCCCCGGCCAACTCCAAGGCGTGCGACGAGACCAGTGACGCGTCGTTCTGCGACACCTTCCACGCCACCGACGAGAGCTACTTCAAGAACATCGCGTTCTGGAACACGCCCATCGAGCAGTGCCTCGACGGACGCACCGACGTGAAGTGCGTGCCCTACGCCAAGTGGGTCCAGGCCTGGACCGAGATCAAGGGCTGA
- a CDS encoding ABC transporter ATP-binding protein, with protein sequence MEGSAVRLQGLRKAFGDTTAVAGVDLEIADGEFFSMLGPSGSGKTTVLRMIAGFESPTSGRIELAGQEVTGLAPFERDVHTVFQDYALFPHMTVEQNVAYGLKVRKVPKAERLLRARKALADVRLEGFGGRRPGQLSGGQRQRVALARALVGRPRLLLLDEPLGALDLKLREQMQVELKAIQREVGITFVFVTHDQEEALTMSDRIAVFNQGRIEQVGTPAEIYERPATPFVAGFVGTSNLLEGASAQQVVGDAGTYSIRPEKIRVLKESAIADEPEHSTATGTVVEVVYLGDATRFLVDLDAGGRLTALQQNLETSSEDVAAYRGTRVRLQWHRRHSFKVPDAR encoded by the coding sequence ATGGAGGGAAGTGCGGTCCGGCTCCAGGGACTGCGGAAGGCGTTCGGTGACACGACCGCCGTGGCCGGAGTCGATCTGGAGATCGCCGACGGAGAGTTCTTCTCGATGCTCGGCCCGTCCGGCTCCGGCAAGACCACGGTCCTGCGGATGATCGCGGGCTTCGAGAGCCCGACCTCGGGCCGCATCGAACTGGCCGGACAGGAGGTCACGGGGCTCGCCCCGTTCGAGCGGGACGTGCACACCGTCTTCCAGGACTACGCGCTGTTCCCGCACATGACCGTGGAGCAGAACGTCGCGTACGGCCTCAAGGTCCGCAAGGTGCCGAAGGCCGAGCGGCTCCTGCGGGCCCGCAAGGCGCTCGCCGACGTACGCCTCGAAGGATTCGGCGGCCGGCGCCCCGGCCAGCTCTCCGGCGGCCAGCGGCAGCGCGTGGCCCTCGCCCGCGCCCTCGTCGGGCGCCCCCGTCTGCTGCTCCTCGACGAGCCGCTCGGCGCCCTCGACCTCAAGCTGCGCGAGCAGATGCAGGTCGAACTCAAGGCGATCCAGCGCGAGGTCGGCATCACCTTCGTCTTCGTCACCCACGACCAGGAGGAGGCCCTGACGATGAGCGACCGTATCGCCGTCTTCAACCAGGGCCGGATAGAGCAGGTCGGCACCCCGGCCGAGATCTACGAACGGCCCGCCACCCCCTTCGTCGCGGGCTTCGTCGGCACCTCCAACCTGCTCGAAGGAGCCTCCGCCCAGCAGGTCGTCGGCGACGCGGGCACCTACAGCATCAGGCCCGAGAAGATCCGGGTTCTGAAGGAGTCCGCCATCGCGGACGAGCCGGAGCACTCCACCGCCACCGGCACCGTCGTCGAGGTCGTCTACCTGGGCGACGCCACCCGTTTCCTCGTGGACCTCGACGCGGGAGGACGCCTGACCGCGCTCCAGCAGAACCTGGAGACCTCCTCCGAGGACGTCGCCGCCTACCGCGGCACCCGCGTCCGGCTCCAGTGGCACCGCCGCCACAGCTTCAAGGTGCCGGACGCCCGCTGA
- a CDS encoding FadR/GntR family transcriptional regulator, protein MRQHNGEGVRRAVFTPVDNRARVDTVVSRLGDAIELGLLADGEQLPGESELAGQLGVSTVTLREALMALRQQGLVITRRGRGGGSFVSLPEDPGEDRLRARLAAWSTEELRDLGDHWAAVSGAAARLAAQRTEPGDLQQLRRTLDELASAEEAAARSRVYGRFHVELAAAAQSARLTREQVALQTEVGALLCLVLGNDEYREEVSDRHRSVISAVQDGDHDSARALAERCVQDSTARLITLRLAMPRTASGPRPLEGTHEQEPRPGRRRGDA, encoded by the coding sequence GTGAGGCAGCACAACGGCGAAGGCGTCCGGCGAGCCGTTTTCACCCCGGTGGACAACCGGGCCCGGGTCGACACGGTCGTGAGCAGGCTCGGCGACGCCATCGAGCTCGGCCTGCTCGCCGACGGGGAGCAGCTGCCCGGCGAGAGCGAGCTGGCCGGACAGCTCGGCGTCTCCACCGTGACCCTGCGTGAGGCCCTGATGGCGCTGCGGCAGCAGGGTCTTGTCATCACCCGCAGGGGGCGCGGCGGCGGCAGCTTCGTGTCGCTCCCCGAGGACCCCGGTGAGGACCGGCTCAGGGCCCGGCTGGCCGCCTGGAGCACCGAGGAGCTGCGCGACCTGGGCGACCACTGGGCCGCCGTGTCGGGTGCGGCGGCCCGGCTCGCGGCACAGCGCACGGAACCGGGTGACCTACAGCAACTGCGGCGCACGCTGGACGAGTTGGCCTCCGCCGAGGAGGCCGCCGCGCGCAGCCGCGTCTACGGCCGGTTTCATGTCGAGCTGGCAGCGGCGGCACAGTCCGCCAGGCTGACCCGCGAACAGGTCGCCCTCCAGACGGAGGTGGGGGCTCTGTTGTGTCTCGTGCTCGGGAACGACGAATATCGTGAAGAGGTCTCGGACCGTCACCGCTCCGTAATCTCGGCGGTGCAAGATGGGGACCACGATTCGGCCAGAGCGCTGGCCGAGCGGTGCGTGCAGGACTCGACGGCGCGGCTCATCACCCTGCGCCTCGCGATGCCACGCACCGCGTCCGGTCCCCGTCCGCTGGAGGGCACCCATGAGCAGGAGCCCCGCCCCGGCCGGCGCCGCGGCGACGCTTGA
- a CDS encoding cache domain-containing protein: protein MSRSPAPAGAAATLDATPEAAVAAQVRSTVEAVFEAVAATRADTAALLTRVAAQGRRPASADLAALRPGLHLRLARQELVSGVGFVAAPGLLSDVPAWLEWWQQGAGGDVRPLLLDLDPQHSAYSDYTHWDWFALPRDTGQRAVAGPYVDYLCSDEYSLTLSAPVHVEGDFVGVAAADVYLRHFESAVIPLLQRLPGAAYLVNARGRVAASADPAHLAGSLTKGPDFGSVLTRARAESFEGMRLVPCDGVPLVLVVPHVSPHH from the coding sequence ATGAGCAGGAGCCCCGCCCCGGCCGGCGCCGCGGCGACGCTTGACGCGACACCGGAGGCGGCCGTGGCCGCACAGGTCCGCTCCACCGTGGAAGCCGTTTTCGAGGCCGTCGCCGCCACCCGGGCCGATACGGCGGCCCTGCTCACCAGGGTCGCCGCGCAGGGCCGTCGTCCCGCGAGCGCGGACCTGGCCGCGCTGCGCCCCGGGCTCCACCTCCGGCTCGCCCGCCAGGAGTTGGTGTCGGGCGTCGGGTTCGTCGCCGCGCCGGGCCTGCTGAGCGACGTACCGGCGTGGCTGGAGTGGTGGCAGCAGGGCGCCGGCGGGGACGTACGACCGCTGCTGCTCGACCTCGACCCGCAGCACTCGGCGTACTCCGACTACACGCACTGGGACTGGTTCGCCCTCCCCCGCGACACCGGGCAGCGCGCCGTCGCCGGGCCCTATGTGGACTACCTCTGCTCCGACGAGTACAGCCTGACGCTGTCCGCGCCCGTGCATGTGGAGGGCGACTTCGTGGGGGTCGCCGCGGCCGACGTCTATCTGCGGCACTTCGAGTCGGCGGTGATCCCGCTGCTCCAACGGCTGCCGGGGGCGGCCTACTTGGTGAACGCGCGGGGGCGGGTGGCCGCGTCCGCAGATCCCGCACATCTGGCCGGGTCGCTCACCAAGGGGCCGGACTTCGGATCCGTGCTGACGCGGGCGCGGGCCGAGAGCTTCGAGGGGATGCGGCTGGTTCCCTGCGACGGGGTTCCGCTCGTGCTGGTGGTGCCGCACGTGTCGCCGCACCACTGA
- a CDS encoding helix-turn-helix transcriptional regulator: MTDGFEVPGATATVLLQAVVARVTTLADRLGVQQAEVFDLRRLSAESGVPDPVVRALLSGRRAGEPDLQARFLQRLDLLRRTRLKPNGRRYTQQEIADGAGMSRQQAGALINGDRRPTMEHCDAIQRFFRVHAGFLTAEDSEALVGALQRSEQELLQRLADRERAAASVAADPLERLLLDHGVRGIAWRAAQLPTDQHRDKVAEWLDMLLESVKRPES; encoded by the coding sequence GTGACGGATGGCTTCGAAGTTCCGGGCGCCACGGCGACGGTTCTGCTGCAGGCCGTCGTGGCCCGGGTCACCACACTCGCCGACCGGCTCGGGGTGCAGCAGGCCGAGGTCTTCGACCTCCGGCGCCTGTCGGCCGAGTCCGGCGTTCCCGACCCCGTGGTGCGAGCCCTGCTGAGCGGCCGCCGCGCCGGGGAACCCGATCTGCAGGCCCGATTCCTGCAGCGGCTGGACCTGCTGCGCCGCACCCGGCTCAAGCCGAACGGCCGCCGGTACACGCAGCAGGAGATCGCGGACGGCGCCGGCATGTCGCGGCAGCAGGCCGGGGCCCTCATCAATGGCGACCGGCGCCCCACCATGGAGCACTGCGACGCCATTCAGCGCTTCTTCAGGGTGCATGCCGGGTTCCTCACGGCCGAGGACTCCGAGGCGCTCGTGGGCGCCCTCCAGCGCTCGGAGCAGGAGCTGCTGCAACGGCTCGCCGACCGTGAGCGCGCGGCCGCCTCGGTGGCCGCCGACCCGCTGGAGCGGCTGCTCCTCGACCACGGTGTCCGCGGAATCGCCTGGCGGGCCGCTCAGTTGCCCACCGACCAGCACCGGGACAAGGTCGCCGAGTGGCTGGACATGCTCTTGGAAAGCGTCAAGCGGCCCGAGTCGTGA
- a CDS encoding toxin-antitoxin system, toxin component, whose amino-acid sequence MRRLCGELVGELTLPAPAEPADLYAELCDAMSRRRGRPVQFRTAAFPPGTASGLWLDMAEQDLVVIEERTAPDHQLVILGHELWHMQAGHCSHHVEGAAVAARLLNDSADLQETVLKVAARTRSHLADEAEAESFGLLLASKCRTWLAGSSLRRPVRRDGLAGRIEASLGYRGPQG is encoded by the coding sequence ATGCGCCGCCTGTGCGGGGAGTTGGTCGGAGAACTGACCCTCCCGGCACCGGCGGAACCCGCCGACCTCTACGCGGAGCTGTGCGACGCCATGAGCAGACGTCGCGGCCGCCCCGTCCAGTTCCGCACGGCGGCGTTCCCGCCCGGGACCGCCAGCGGGCTCTGGCTCGACATGGCCGAGCAGGACCTCGTCGTCATCGAGGAACGCACCGCGCCCGACCACCAGTTGGTGATCCTGGGCCACGAGCTGTGGCACATGCAGGCCGGGCACTGCAGTCACCACGTCGAGGGCGCGGCCGTCGCGGCCCGCTTACTCAACGACTCCGCGGACCTCCAGGAGACCGTCCTCAAGGTCGCCGCGCGCACCCGGTCGCACCTCGCGGACGAGGCAGAGGCGGAGAGCTTCGGTCTGCTGCTCGCCAGCAAGTGCCGTACGTGGCTTGCCGGTTCCTCGCTGCGCAGGCCGGTGCGGCGCGATGGACTCGCGGGCCGGATCGAGGCATCGCTCGGCTACCGCGGGCCGCAGGGCTGA
- a CDS encoding MAB_1171c family putative transporter codes for MHDSSYYVPAAAMAVALVIKGPSVLRGRRDPLLRSAYALILLAGLVFFFAAPPTIGWVNRATGVSNFSVAIVYSLLSAFSASCLVLLINWRGGPNTRLVSRRWIAGYAVVIAATVVLFALGHAPMERRRDFDTYYANTPYMREMIVLYLTALAVANVSMTVVCWRWALKVSGWLRVGLLVMSVGFLSNIGFAAAKLIAVNARWNGGNLDYLSTYFAPTLSAAGELVCAIGFCVPMACQRIGDVWSTWSTYRRLGPLWRELRPAGDHGHRAVRIAWWAPAELQVTQRESDIHDGMLALYPYFDPEVRARAYDAAVAAGSGPDRARAEADATMVTAALRARADDPEGKVVSAPSSASASAGGPRDLVGMSIALRRSPVVATARERIEAGAATGSRERIG; via the coding sequence GTGCACGACTCCAGCTACTACGTACCGGCGGCCGCGATGGCGGTCGCCCTCGTCATCAAGGGCCCTTCGGTGCTGCGCGGCCGACGCGACCCGCTGCTGCGGTCGGCCTACGCACTGATCCTCCTCGCCGGCCTGGTGTTCTTCTTCGCGGCCCCGCCGACGATCGGCTGGGTCAACCGCGCCACCGGGGTCTCGAACTTCTCCGTGGCGATCGTGTACTCCCTGCTGAGCGCCTTCAGCGCCTCCTGCCTGGTGCTGCTGATCAACTGGCGCGGCGGACCGAACACGCGGCTCGTCTCGCGCCGTTGGATCGCCGGGTACGCCGTGGTCATCGCGGCGACGGTGGTGCTCTTCGCGCTGGGCCACGCGCCCATGGAACGCCGGCGGGACTTCGACACCTACTACGCCAACACGCCGTACATGCGCGAGATGATCGTGCTGTACCTCACGGCACTCGCCGTCGCGAACGTCTCGATGACCGTGGTGTGCTGGCGCTGGGCCCTCAAGGTGAGCGGCTGGCTGCGCGTCGGGCTGCTGGTCATGAGTGTCGGCTTCCTGTCCAACATCGGTTTCGCGGCGGCCAAGTTGATCGCCGTCAACGCCCGCTGGAACGGCGGGAACCTCGACTACCTGAGCACCTACTTCGCACCCACGCTGTCCGCCGCCGGAGAGCTCGTCTGCGCCATCGGCTTCTGCGTCCCGATGGCCTGCCAGCGCATCGGGGACGTGTGGAGCACGTGGTCGACGTACCGTCGACTCGGGCCGCTTTGGCGGGAGTTGCGGCCGGCGGGGGACCACGGCCACCGCGCCGTGCGGATCGCCTGGTGGGCGCCCGCCGAACTCCAGGTGACCCAGCGGGAGTCCGACATCCACGACGGGATGCTCGCCCTGTACCCCTACTTCGACCCCGAGGTGCGCGCGCGTGCATACGACGCCGCCGTGGCCGCGGGCTCCGGCCCGGACCGGGCGCGGGCCGAGGCCGACGCGACGATGGTGACGGCGGCGCTGCGGGCCAGGGCGGACGATCCGGAGGGCAAGGTCGTCAGCGCCCCGTCCTCCGCCTCCGCCTCGGCGGGCGGTCCCCGGGACCTGGTGGGGATGTCCATCGCCCTGCGCCGGTCCCCCGTCGTCGCGACAGCGCGGGAACGGATCGAGGCCGGGGCGGCGACGGGGTCCCGCGAGCGGATCGGATGA
- a CDS encoding alpha/beta fold hydrolase, with the protein MVDVPPRRPRRTLRSVGDGELRLHHRVVHGYRRAYRMAGEGPALVLIHGIGDSSDTWGELIPDLARTHTVIAPDLLGHGASDKPRADYSVAAYANGVRDLLTTLDIESATLVGHSLGGGVAMQFAYQFPERTERLILVSAGGVGGEVNPVLRAVSLPGAHLMLSTLRLPGMRLQVGLFLRLMRLLDTDLGQDAPELLNLVDALPDATSRSAFIRTLRAVVDWRGQAVTMLDRCYLTEGMPTMLLWGDRDSVVPVRHAYGAHKAMPGSRLEIFEGAGHFPFHSDPARFLALVEEFTSTTSPADWSRDHWRELLRAGRPGTAVGQPDTAQNRALERDLREASERSAT; encoded by the coding sequence ATGGTCGACGTACCGCCCAGGCGACCGCGGCGCACCCTGCGCTCGGTGGGTGACGGGGAGCTGCGCCTGCACCACCGCGTCGTGCACGGCTACCGGCGCGCCTACCGGATGGCGGGCGAGGGTCCGGCCCTCGTCCTGATCCACGGCATCGGCGACTCCTCGGACACCTGGGGAGAGCTGATCCCCGACCTCGCCCGCACCCACACGGTGATCGCGCCCGATCTGCTCGGCCACGGAGCGTCCGACAAGCCGCGGGCCGACTACTCGGTGGCCGCGTACGCCAACGGGGTACGCGATCTGCTCACCACCCTCGACATCGAGTCCGCCACGCTGGTCGGGCACTCGCTGGGCGGCGGTGTCGCGATGCAGTTCGCCTACCAGTTCCCCGAGCGCACCGAGCGGCTGATCCTGGTCAGCGCGGGCGGCGTCGGGGGCGAGGTCAACCCCGTGCTGCGCGCGGTCTCCCTGCCGGGCGCCCACCTCATGCTCTCGACACTGAGACTGCCGGGCATGCGTCTCCAAGTGGGCCTGTTCCTGCGCCTGATGAGACTCCTCGACACCGATCTGGGCCAGGACGCGCCCGAGTTGCTGAACCTCGTGGACGCGCTGCCCGACGCGACGTCCCGCAGCGCCTTCATCCGGACCCTGCGCGCCGTGGTCGACTGGCGGGGGCAGGCGGTGACCATGCTCGACCGCTGCTATCTGACCGAGGGCATGCCCACGATGCTGCTCTGGGGGGACCGGGACAGCGTGGTGCCGGTGCGGCACGCGTACGGGGCGCACAAGGCGATGCCGGGCAGCCGACTGGAGATCTTCGAGGGCGCGGGCCACTTCCCCTTCCACAGCGACCCGGCACGCTTCCTCGCCCTGGTCGAGGAGTTCACGAGTACGACGAGCCCCGCCGACTGGAGCCGTGATCACTGGCGCGAGCTGCTGCGCGCGGGCCGCCCGGGCACGGCCGTCGGACAGCCGGACACGGCCCAGAACCGCGCGCTGGAACGGGACCTGCGAGAGGCGAGCGAACGCAGCGCGACGTGA
- a CDS encoding 4'-phosphopantetheinyl transferase gives MIEELLPESVVAVETYGDDGAEGTTLYPEEQALLTRAVEKRRREFTAVRGCARRAMEKLGVAPAPILPGERGAPQWPAGLIGSMTHCEGYSAAALARATDLASLGIDAEPHLALPEGVFDAVALPTEVDRLAGLGARMPAVHWDRLLFSAKESVYKAWFPLTGKWLDFSEADIDLLLDPGSGGGPVLSGRLRAELLVPGPLVGGDRVRYFDGRWTVQRGLAATVVTVPHGSGGSR, from the coding sequence GTGATCGAGGAGCTGCTCCCGGAGTCCGTCGTGGCTGTGGAGACCTACGGTGACGACGGGGCCGAGGGTACGACCCTGTACCCCGAGGAGCAGGCGCTCCTGACCCGGGCCGTGGAGAAGCGGCGCCGCGAGTTCACCGCCGTGCGCGGCTGCGCCCGGCGCGCCATGGAGAAGCTCGGCGTGGCCCCGGCGCCCATCCTGCCCGGCGAGCGCGGCGCCCCGCAGTGGCCCGCGGGCCTGATCGGCAGCATGACGCACTGCGAGGGCTACAGCGCCGCCGCGCTGGCCCGCGCCACCGACCTGGCCTCCCTCGGCATCGACGCCGAACCCCACCTGGCGCTCCCCGAGGGTGTCTTCGACGCCGTGGCCCTGCCCACCGAGGTCGACAGGCTGGCCGGCCTCGGCGCCCGGATGCCCGCCGTCCACTGGGACCGGCTGCTGTTCAGCGCCAAGGAGTCGGTCTACAAGGCGTGGTTCCCGCTCACCGGGAAGTGGCTGGACTTCTCCGAGGCGGACATCGACCTCCTCCTGGACCCCGGGTCCGGCGGCGGCCCCGTCCTGTCGGGGAGACTGCGCGCGGAACTCCTCGTACCGGGCCCGCTGGTCGGTGGCGACCGCGTCAGGTACTTCGACGGGCGCTGGACCGTCCAGCGGGGCCTGGCCGCGACGGTGGTGACTGTGCCGCACGGGTCGGGCGGCTCGCGGTGA
- a CDS encoding metallophosphoesterase — MESKAGRSGQLLAISDLHIGYAENRALVEKMRPQSDDDWLLVAGDVSESVADIHWALETLSGRFRKVIWAPGNHELWTHPKDPVQLRGVARYEHLVALCRELGVTTPEDPYPVWDGPGGPAVVAPLFLLYDYSFLPKGCTTKDEGLAYAEGTGVICTDEHFLHPDPYPSREAWCRARVAETERRLAELPDDLPVIPVNHYPLDRHPTDVLRYPEFAMWCGTTLTADWHRRFRIETMVYGHLHIPRTTWHEGVRFEEVSVGYPREWRTRPEPPGTLRRILPMEVGTGDRGAAPGVRRGCGDLR; from the coding sequence GTGGAGTCGAAGGCCGGCCGTTCGGGACAACTGTTGGCCATCAGCGATCTGCACATCGGATACGCCGAGAACCGCGCCCTCGTCGAGAAGATGCGTCCCCAGTCGGACGACGACTGGCTCCTGGTGGCCGGCGACGTCAGCGAGAGCGTCGCCGACATCCACTGGGCCCTCGAAACGCTCAGCGGCCGTTTCCGCAAGGTGATCTGGGCGCCCGGCAACCACGAGCTGTGGACCCACCCGAAGGACCCGGTGCAGCTGCGCGGCGTCGCCCGGTACGAGCATCTCGTCGCCCTGTGCCGGGAGTTGGGCGTCACGACCCCCGAGGATCCGTACCCGGTCTGGGACGGTCCGGGCGGCCCCGCGGTCGTCGCACCGCTCTTCCTGCTCTACGACTACTCGTTCCTGCCGAAGGGCTGCACGACCAAGGACGAGGGCCTCGCCTACGCCGAGGGCACCGGGGTGATCTGCACCGACGAGCACTTCCTGCACCCCGACCCCTATCCGAGCCGCGAGGCCTGGTGCCGGGCCCGGGTCGCCGAGACCGAGCGCAGACTCGCCGAGCTGCCCGACGACCTGCCCGTGATCCCGGTCAACCACTACCCGCTGGACCGTCACCCGACGGACGTCCTGCGCTACCCCGAGTTCGCGATGTGGTGCGGCACCACACTGACCGCCGACTGGCACCGCAGATTCCGCATCGAGACCATGGTCTACGGTCATCTCCACATCCCACGGACCACCTGGCACGAGGGCGTCCGCTTCGAAGAGGTGTCCGTGGGCTACCCCCGCGAGTGGCGCACCCGCCCGGAACCGCCCGGTACGCTGCGCCGCATTCTGCCGATGGAGGTCGGAACCGGTGATCGAGGAGCTGCTCCCGGAGTCCGTCGTGGCTGTGGAGACCTACGGTGA